One part of the Streptomyces ferrugineus genome encodes these proteins:
- a CDS encoding LacI family DNA-binding transcriptional regulator, whose protein sequence is MGGTEEKHATGSGRPTSRDVARLAGVSHTAVSFVFNGRAEGNLSPATQERIRRAAAELGYRPDPVARGLRRRRTAVIGLVTDEIASSPFAGRLLRGAMETAWDSEHLVLTIDSGGDPAKEDAAVAELLDRRVDGIIYAAMSLRRVRVPEGLHRTHSVLANCLPDDGSLPAVIPAERAGGRTAARLLLDEGHRRMAVVGGQDDIASADRLRGFRDALRAEGITVPKEWVVRSGGEITGGYQGALSVLDGVPADQRPTGVFCYNDRVAAGVLHAATRLGVAVPGELSVVGYDDQEHMAEFLTPPLTTVALPHRAMGDAAARLLLDAIDTGRTPPATVRRLACPVISRASVGPAPSR, encoded by the coding sequence ATGGGCGGCACCGAGGAGAAGCACGCGACGGGATCCGGGCGTCCCACGTCACGGGACGTCGCCCGGCTCGCCGGGGTGTCCCACACGGCCGTCTCCTTCGTCTTCAACGGCCGCGCCGAGGGCAATCTCTCACCCGCCACCCAGGAACGCATCCGCCGCGCCGCCGCCGAGCTCGGCTACCGCCCCGACCCCGTCGCTCGCGGCCTGCGCCGCCGCCGTACGGCCGTGATCGGCCTGGTCACCGACGAGATCGCCTCCTCGCCCTTCGCCGGGCGGCTGCTGCGCGGCGCCATGGAGACCGCCTGGGACAGCGAGCACCTCGTGCTGACCATCGACTCCGGCGGCGACCCGGCCAAGGAGGACGCGGCCGTCGCCGAACTCCTCGACCGGCGCGTGGACGGCATCATCTACGCGGCCATGTCGCTGCGCCGCGTCCGCGTCCCCGAGGGCCTGCACCGCACCCACTCCGTCCTCGCCAACTGCCTGCCCGACGACGGCTCCCTGCCCGCCGTCATCCCCGCCGAGCGCGCGGGCGGCCGTACGGCGGCCCGGCTGCTGCTGGACGAGGGGCACCGCAGGATGGCGGTGGTCGGCGGCCAGGACGACATCGCCTCCGCCGACCGCCTGCGCGGCTTCCGCGACGCGCTGCGCGCCGAGGGCATCACCGTGCCCAAGGAGTGGGTCGTACGCAGCGGCGGCGAGATAACGGGCGGGTACCAGGGCGCGCTGAGCGTCCTCGACGGCGTCCCCGCCGACCAGCGCCCCACCGGGGTCTTCTGCTACAACGACCGGGTAGCGGCGGGCGTCCTGCACGCCGCTACCCGGCTCGGTGTCGCCGTCCCCGGCGAGCTGTCGGTGGTCGGCTACGACGACCAGGAGCACATGGCGGAGTTCCTCACCCCGCCGCTCACCACCGTCGCCCTGCCGCACCGGGCGATGGGCGACGCGGCGGCGCGTCTGCTCCTCGACGCCATCGACACCGGCCGGACGCCGCCCGCGACGGTACGGCGCCTGGCCTGCCCGGTGATCAGCCGAGCGTCGGTGGGACCAGCTCCCAGCCGCTGA
- a CDS encoding DNA polymerase ligase N-terminal domain-containing protein produces MGEKDQLREYRGKRDFGRTREPEGRPAAAGEEPRFVVQIHDASTLHFDFRLQVDDVLRSWSVPKGPSGDPKDKRLAMPTEDHPLEYEDFEGVIPKGEYGGGTVIVWDSGTYEPLSHDRRGRQVDFGESLEHGHATFRLHGSKLHGEFALTRIRGGQDDREAWLLVKAGKGRGHGHGTPDPYRARSVRTGRTLAQVAADGDEG; encoded by the coding sequence GTGGGCGAGAAGGACCAGCTGCGCGAGTACCGCGGCAAGCGTGACTTCGGCCGGACGCGCGAGCCGGAGGGGCGTCCGGCGGCCGCCGGTGAGGAGCCGCGGTTCGTGGTGCAGATCCATGACGCAAGCACCCTGCACTTCGACTTCCGGCTCCAGGTGGACGACGTGCTGAGGTCCTGGTCGGTGCCGAAGGGACCGTCCGGAGACCCCAAGGACAAGCGGCTCGCCATGCCGACCGAGGATCATCCGCTGGAGTACGAGGACTTCGAGGGGGTGATCCCGAAGGGCGAGTACGGCGGCGGCACGGTCATCGTCTGGGACAGCGGCACCTACGAGCCGCTCAGCCATGACCGCAGGGGACGGCAGGTCGACTTCGGGGAGTCGCTGGAGCACGGTCATGCCACGTTCCGGCTGCACGGCTCGAAGCTGCACGGCGAGTTCGCCCTCACCCGGATCCGCGGCGGGCAGGACGACCGGGAGGCCTGGCTGCTGGTGAAGGCGGGAAAGGGCCGCGGACATGGGCACGGCACCCCCGACCCGTACCGGGCCCGCTCGGTGCGCACCGGCCGCACCCTCGCCCAGGTCGCCGCCGACGGCGACGAGGGGTGA
- a CDS encoding aldo/keto reductase has product MISIPLHTLNDGTTIPGIGLGTWPMDDAQAEQAVLDALELGYRLVDTATNYRNETGVGRGVARSAVPREEVVVTTKLPGRHHGYEETLASFEESRRRLDLEYVDLYLIHWPLPRVDKYVDSWRAMIKLREDGLVRSIGVSNFTPEHIERLERETGVLPSVNQIELHPLFPQEELRAFHTGKGIVTESWSPLGRGSDLLDDPVVKGVAEALKVTPGQVVLRWHTQLGALPIPKSGNRERQRENLDVFGFTLDATQMAAVADRAHRRLGGDPEVHEEF; this is encoded by the coding sequence GTGATCAGCATTCCGCTGCACACGCTCAACGACGGCACGACGATCCCCGGCATCGGTCTGGGTACCTGGCCGATGGACGACGCCCAGGCGGAACAGGCGGTGCTCGACGCCCTGGAGCTGGGCTACCGCCTCGTCGACACCGCGACGAACTACCGCAACGAGACGGGCGTCGGCCGAGGGGTCGCGCGCAGCGCCGTTCCGCGCGAGGAGGTGGTGGTGACCACGAAGCTCCCGGGCCGGCACCACGGCTACGAGGAGACCCTGGCCTCCTTCGAGGAGTCCCGGCGCCGCCTGGATCTCGAGTACGTCGACCTGTATCTGATCCACTGGCCGCTGCCCCGCGTCGACAAGTACGTCGACTCCTGGCGGGCCATGATCAAGCTCCGCGAGGACGGTCTCGTCCGGTCGATCGGCGTCTCCAACTTCACGCCCGAGCACATCGAGCGGCTGGAGCGCGAGACCGGGGTCCTGCCCTCGGTCAACCAGATCGAGCTGCACCCGCTGTTCCCGCAGGAGGAGCTGCGTGCCTTCCACACCGGCAAGGGCATCGTCACCGAGAGCTGGAGCCCGCTGGGGCGCGGCAGCGACCTGCTGGACGACCCCGTCGTCAAGGGCGTCGCCGAAGCCCTCAAGGTGACCCCCGGCCAGGTCGTGCTGCGCTGGCACACGCAGCTGGGCGCGCTGCCGATCCCGAAGTCGGGGAACCGGGAGCGGCAGCGCGAGAACCTCGACGTCTTCGGCTTCACCCTGGACGCCACCCAGATGGCCGCCGTCGCCGACCGGGCCCATCGGCGCCTCGGCGGGGACCCCGAGGTGCACGAGGAGTTCTGA